DNA from Roseimicrobium sp. ORNL1:
ACAGAACGGCGGACAAGAGTGTCCACGCTCCTTTGCTCCGCCCTTCGCTCCCTGCACAAAGACCCTTTTGCACCTGAGGATAGTATTGCTGCCATGGCACACGCACCTCTACGCATGACAGCTTGCGATGGGCTCACTCTCGATCCTGAAGCCCCTTGCCTTTGAGAATAAGCGGTGCGCATTTCTCGATGCGGGACTCGCGGGTCTTGGATTGTTTGGCGGCGGCGAAGTGGAGGAGGTAGCCGCGCTGTCTTCCGGGGGTGAGTGCTTCGAAGGCGGCTTTTAGTTTGGAGTTTTTCGCCAGCGCCTTCGTCAGTTCGTCGGGCACGGGGAACTCGGAGGTCTCCTTGTATTGCACTTCCAGACCGGCCTCATGGGCGTCCATGGCTTCACGGATGTAGGACTTGATCGTGGGCGCGAGTTTGGTGATTTCGCGGGCGCTGGTGAAGCGCATCTGACGTGCGGCCTGGGTGTTCTCCCCAGGTTTGATGAGGAGTCCCTTGGTGTCCTTCAGAAGAGCGCCTCTGCAGAACATGAGGGCGCAGTATTCTTTGAAGCCCTGAATGATGAGGACGTTGCTGTCTTGAAACGTGTAGCAAGGTTTGCCCCACTTGAGTTCTTCGGTCAGCGGAAGGGTGAGGATGATCTCCCGCATCGCCTCAAATTCCTCCCGCCACGTTTTGGCTTTCTTCAAGAAGGCATCGACCTTGGGATTCATGCGTGCGGTGTGGTGCGTCGGTGGGAGGGAAGTGGAGATGAAGGCTTGCGTTCAGATCCTTAGCGATCCGCGGAAGGCACGGGCGGCGTAGTAGGATTGCGCGCCGTTGTGATAGGTGAAGACGTGATCATAGCGACGATCACAGAAGAGGGCGCCGCCGAGTTTCCGAATCTCGGGAGGAGTCTGCACCCAGCTCGATGTTTTCAGGTCGAACTTCCCGAGTTTTTGCAGCTCGCGGTATTGCTCCTCTGTGAGGAGCTCAATGCCCATCTCGGTGGCCATGTCCATGGCGGTGTTTTCCGGTCTGGCTTCTTTCCTGGATTCCCAGCCTTCGCGATCGAAGCAGGTGCTGCGGCGACCGGTGGGGCTTTCGGCGGAGCAGTCGAAGAAGATGAACTCGCCGGTTTTCTTGTCACGACCCACGACGTCGGGCTCGCCACCGGTGCGTTCCATTTCGCTGAGGGACCACAGCTTGTCGGAGCTGGCTTCGAGTTTTGCCTGCACCTCGGACCATGTGATGCCCTTGTGGCGGTTCGGGTGCTTGTCGAAGCGGGCTCGTAGAGTGCTGAGCAGGGCTTCGCGTTGGTCGGGGGACAGTTTCTTTTTGGTTCCAGTTCCTGCCATATGGGTGGGTCCTTTGGTTGCCGGGCTGGGGTAACGAGGTGACCGGAGGATTTTGAAACGGTCTGAAATCGTCCGGCAAGCACGAAGATGTGCGACGTGAACAGCAAGAGCTGCAGGTGTGGGCCAAGTCTCCGAGATGCTGGAGGGAGAAATGGTGCGCGGTACAGGGTTCGAACCTGTGGCCCCTACCATGTCAAGGTAATGCTCTACCACTGAGCTAACCGCGCGGGGATGGCTTTTTGGAAGCCGGGGGAGTGGATACACGAGCGCCTAGGGGGGCGCAAATGCTTTTTCGGGAGTAGGGTGAGGTGGAGTGGGTAGGTGAGAGTTGCTTGGGTGGCCCTGGGAGCGCTGGCCTCTGGCCGGCGTATTGGCAGCTTGGACATTGCATACCTTGCGACGCAAATACGCCGACGGGACGTCAGCGCTCCCAGGGCCGCGTCCGACTTGGGGTACGTAGGGCGCAGTTACAATTCCTCGTGGGTGCCTTCGACCATGATCTTCTCAAGAGCGGCACGCTGGGCCTCGCATTCCTCTTCGGTCATGCGGCGGGGGACGGTGAAGGGTTTAGCAAACTCCACCTCCACGCCGCTGAAGGGCAGGGGGAGGAGGAAGCCGTCCCAGGTGCGGAAGCGGATGGCGCGGTCGAAGCGGATGTGCACGGGCATGAGCTTGCCGCCGGTGAGCTGGGCGAGCTTGATGACGCCCAGGTTCATCTGGTACTTCGGGCCGCGCGGACCATCCGGGGTGATGCCGATGTCGTGTCCGCTCTTCACGTAGTTCGCCAGTTCGACCATGGCCTGGGCGCCACGTCGGGAGCTGCTGCCGCGCACGGGTTTGAGTTTGAAATCCGAGCAGGCATCCGCAATCACCTGGCCATCGCCGCTGGGGCTGGTGAGGAAGGCGCCCTCCTGTCCGGGGATGAGGGTCTCCCGCAGGTACGGGATGAGGAACATGCGGTTGTGCCAGAAGACCCAGATGTGCCGCTCATCCGTGGGGTACGCCATGCCGGCGTGATTGATGAAACGGAAACGCAGGGTGTTGCCCAATACGCGGATGAGCCAGGCGACAGCCTTGCCGGGACGTTTGAGACGGAATTTTTTGGGGAGTTTGATGCGGAGCTTCACTTCGGGATAGCAAGATAACCAGAGCGCTGTGGCGCCCATTGCCAATAATACGAGCCAACCAACAAGTGAAAAGGTGCCGTATCCTCTCAACAGCTCCTCAAGGAATTCAGTGCTGAGACTGAAGCACAAGATGGCTGCGAAGAAACGCACATACCAATTTCGGATAAATACGGCCAGCCCCAGCAGAACGAAACCAATGCCCAAATAAACGAACGCTAAGTCCCAAGTGATCATGCTTTGGCCGCAGCAAATCAAAGATACTCCACCTCGCGCAGACGCTGCGTGAGCTGGCTGAACTGCTCCAGCTTCTCGGCATAGAGTGCGACCCGGGCGGGGTCCGGACGGCAGCGGGTGCTTTCGTCGAGTGTCACGAGGCGCGAGGTGAGTTCCTCGATGTTCGTGGCTTTGCCGTCGCGCTTCAGCAGGGCGAAGGCGGCCTGGATGGCGGAGCCGAGAGCAGCGCCTTCGGCGGTGGCGAGGGTGACGACTTCGGCGTTGAAGATATCCGCGGCAAGCTGGCGCCATGCTTTGCTCTGCGAGCCGCCGCCGGTGAGACGGATTTCGGCGGGATTCATGCCGAGTTCGCGGAAGCGCTGCAGGCCATACGCGAGGCCCAGCGTGGCGCCTTCCATGGCGGCGCGAGCGAGATTGCGCGGGGTCATGTTTCCGGGGCGCAGGCCGTGGATCACGCCGGTGCCATTGGGCAGGTTCGGCGTGCGCTCGCCGTTGAGATAGGGGAGGAAGAGAATGCCTTCCGCGCCGGGAAGGGCCTCGGCGGCGGCGGCTTCGAGCTGGGGGATGGTCCAGCCGAACATCTCGCGCACCTGCTCGGTCACGACGGTCACGTTCATGGTGCACACGAGCGGGAGCCAGAGATCGTTGCTGTCGCAGAAAGCGGCGACTTCAGCCTGGCCGTCCACCACGGGGGCATCCGCCACACCGTAGAGGGTGCCGCTGGTGCCGAAGCTGGCGGTGATGATGCCGGGCTTCACGTTCCCGGTGCCGATGGCGCCCATCATGTTGTCGCCACCGCCGGCGCTGACGATCACGTTGTCATTGAGACCCCACTTCTTCGCGAGCTCAGGGCGGATGGTGCCGTGCACTTCCTGGGAGGAGCCGAGGGGAGGCAGCATGCTGAGCACGCGCTCATCCACGAAGTCACAGATCTCGCGGTTCCAGGTGCGCTGGCGGACATCGAGGATGCCGGTGCCGCTGGCGTCGCCGTACTCCATGCGCTTCACGCCGGAGAGCCAGAAGTTGATGTAGTCATGCGGCAGCAGGATGGAGGTGACCTTGGCGAAGTTCTGCGGCTCGTTTTGTTTCAGCCAAAGGAGTTTCGGGATGGTGTAGCCGGGGAGGATGGCATTTCCCGCGAGGGCGATGCAGCCGGGCTGGCCGCCGAACTCATGCGCGATCTGCTCGCACTGCGGCGCGGTGGAGGTATCGCACCAGAGCTTGGCGGGGCGGACGATCTGGTCCTCCTTGTCCAGCACGACGAGGCCGTGCTGCTGGCCGCTCACGCCGATGCCGGCGATGTCCTTCCGTCTGTCGCCGAGGTGCTCGACGCACTCGCTGATGCAGCCTTCCACGGCGGTAATCCACTCGGAGGGGTGCTGCTCAAGGTGGCCTGCGGGTAGGCCCTCGATGAGGTCATACTTGCGATGGGCGTGGGCGACGATCTGGCCGGACTCAAGGTCGAGCACAATGGCCTTGGTGCTCTGTGTGCCGCTGTCGATGCCGAGGAAAAGGGAGGACATGGGTTGAGGAAGGTGGTTGGCGACGGTCCATCGAATCGACGAGCCGTCTCAGGCTATAGCGCGGTGGTGCGGGCTTGCCAGCCATCTTTTGCCCTTCAAAGGGCCACGGGCCGTGGGAAATATCGCCCTTCCGCGGGCTCGATATCAATGCTGGGCCAGCGGTTTCCCGACAGCGATGGCCATGATGAGGAAACTTTTATGAAAGGCTGCGTGCTTTTCCGGCTGGATGTACTACGGACAAGTTGAGCGCGCCTTCGGGCGCAGTGGATTCCACCCCCTTTTCATCAGCCATGGTTTCAAAACTTCTACATACCCGGTATCGAGTGACCGACCTGGAGAAGACCATTTCCTTCTACAAGGACGTGCTCGGGCTCGAAGAGGTGAAGCGGCACAAGTCCCCGCGCGGGTCTGAGCTGGTCTTCCTGAAGGCTCCGGAGAGCGAGGAGCTCATCGAAATCTGCAGCTACCCGGCGAGCGGCCCGGTGGTGGTGGGGCCTGACCTCACCCACCTGGCCTTTGAAGTGAAGGACCTGGAGTCTTTCGCCAAGCACGCGGCCTCCAAGGGCTACCCTCTCTCCGACGGTCCCACGAAGAGCAGCAGCGGAGTTTTTGCATTCATTGATGCCCCGGAAGGATACGAGGTTGAACTCATTGAGTATCAATCCTAGAATGCTCTGAAATTCACGTATATACACATGCCTCACTGAAGCACGCATGGAATTTGACTGGCTAGACGTCCCATTTGACCTCTCCCAATTGCCCCCCAAGGACATTGAGGAGACGTTCGAGGACCCTTTTGCCCTCAAATTTTTGCCGGATGGTGAAAGTGACAGGCCGCGTGAGGCACGGTATTTCTCCCTCGGCAAATCCCTCGCCGGAAAGGGCATTTTCAGCATCTTCTGGACGGACGGGAAACGCTACCGTGTCATCCTGTCGCGTCCCATGACTCCTGAGGAGGAGCATTTCTACGAGCGGAAGAAATCTGAGGACCTCTAACTCGCCGCGATCGCCTAGCCCAGCCCACGCAAACGCCATGAAATCCATCCGGTCCTGGAGCGACCTCCCGCACTTCGATTCCGAGGAGGATGAGGCGAAATACTGGTCAGAGCACCAGCTGGATGCCCGGCTCATGCAGAGCTCCATGCACCGCCCGGATGTCAGGGAGAGCACGACGATCACCCTGCGCTTTGATCCGCGCATGCTCAGCCGCATCAAGCGTATCGCCCGCCGCCGTTATCTGAACTACCAGAGCATGATCAAGCAGTGGCTCAGTGAGCGGATGGAAGAGGAAATGAAGGACTAGGGAGGAGGTTAGACCTTCCGGTCTGACTGTGGGCGTTGGGTCTTCTGACCCGACAGCGGTGCTGGACGGCACGAAAAAGCCTCTCCCCTGCAATGCAGAAGAGAGGCTGGGAAAATAACGAAGGCGGGCTTACTTGCCGGCCTTGAAGGACTTGAGGATCTTCACCGCTTCGGCAATGATCTTCTTGTCCGTGTCGGAGGATTCGAACCAGAGTTCGGCGATGTGTTTATCGTCGATGAAGACCCAGGCGAAGCCGAATTCCGTGTCCACGCCGTCTTCATCCTTGCCATTGCCGGAGGCGGCGAGAGCGGGCTTGCCGTCGATCTTTGTTTCTTCCGGCTTGGGGAGCTTGGCCTTGGGATAAGTCTCCTTCACGTACTCATAGGTTCCCTCAATGGCTGCCGTGATGCCGTCTTCCGTGCCTTCCACGGTCTGGAAGTAGAGGACGGTGTCCCCCTTGGTGAGCTTGCAGTAGGGATCATCTTCCGTACCCGGTTCGAATTCCCAGTCATCCGGTGAGGTGATGGTGAAGACGGCCTCCTTCTCATTGGGATAGTGGATGGTGGTGTCGGCCGAGGCGACTGAGGTGAAGGCGAGGCAGGCTGCCAAGCAGAGGAGGGAAGTCAGTTTCATGGAGTTGGATTGACGGAGCCCGACTTTAAGCGTGTGGTTTAGGCGACAACAATCAGAATTCCTAGAAAGATTGTTCACGTGCACGCGTGCAGGGCGTAACCCCGAAGGGCGGTGAATTTGGCTCCGTGAGGGGGAAAAAGCGTCAAAATTCGGTGCCCCGCTTGCGTGGGGGCCGCTCTGCTACGAGATTTTTGGTCTCTCATGCTTCGCCGCCCCGGTCTTTGGTTCACAGCTGTCGCCATTTGGTTTGTCGCGCTGTTCTTGCTGTCCAACCAGTCCGCGTTGCAGCCGCCGGGCCCCGAGTTCGAGAACCGCGACAAGGTCTATCATGTCGGGTATTTCGCGCTGGGGTCGCTCTGTCTCTTCGTGGGATTGCGACTGAAAAATCCTGCCCGGAGTGTGCTGAAGACTGCGCTGCTGGTGCTGCTTTTCGCGGCATTCGTGGGGGCGTTTGATGAATTTCACCAGAGTTTCATTCCGAACCGGAGTGGCAATGATTTGGGAGACTGGCTGGCAGATGCGTCGGGTGGGATCATCGGCTCGCTGGCAGGCATGGTGCTTCTGTGCATGCCGGGCATCCGGTTGAAACAAAAGCAGCCTTGCGAACCCTGACCTGCCCCTGCTAATCCTGTCCGTATGGACAAGGATAAGGACAAGACCTCCGCAGCCAAGCGTGCCGAACACCTGCGCTCTGAACTTGAGCGCCACAACCGCCTCTACTACCAGCAGGCGGCGCCGGAGATCAGCGACCGTGAGTTTGACCAGCTCCTGCGTGAG
Protein-coding regions in this window:
- a CDS encoding DUF1801 domain-containing protein; translated protein: MNPKVDAFLKKAKTWREEFEAMREIILTLPLTEELKWGKPCYTFQDSNVLIIQGFKEYCALMFCRGALLKDTKGLLIKPGENTQAARQMRFTSAREITKLAPTIKSYIREAMDAHEAGLEVQYKETSEFPVPDELTKALAKNSKLKAAFEALTPGRQRGYLLHFAAAKQSKTRESRIEKCAPLILKGKGLQDRE
- a CDS encoding DUF4256 domain-containing protein produces the protein MAGTGTKKKLSPDQREALLSTLRARFDKHPNRHKGITWSEVQAKLEASSDKLWSLSEMERTGGEPDVVGRDKKTGEFIFFDCSAESPTGRRSTCFDREGWESRKEARPENTAMDMATEMGIELLTEEQYRELQKLGKFDLKTSSWVQTPPEIRKLGGALFCDRRYDHVFTYHNGAQSYYAARAFRGSLRI
- a CDS encoding CopG family antitoxin; the protein is MKSIRSWSDLPHFDSEEDEAKYWSEHQLDARLMQSSMHRPDVRESTTITLRFDPRMLSRIKRIARRRYLNYQSMIKQWLSERMEEEMKD
- a CDS encoding lysophospholipid acyltransferase family protein, which encodes MKLRIKLPKKFRLKRPGKAVAWLIRVLGNTLRFRFINHAGMAYPTDERHIWVFWHNRMFLIPYLRETLIPGQEGAFLTSPSGDGQVIADACSDFKLKPVRGSSSRRGAQAMVELANYVKSGHDIGITPDGPRGPKYQMNLGVIKLAQLTGGKLMPVHIRFDRAIRFRTWDGFLLPLPFSGVEVEFAKPFTVPRRMTEEECEAQRAALEKIMVEGTHEEL
- the xylB gene encoding xylulokinase produces the protein MSSLFLGIDSGTQSTKAIVLDLESGQIVAHAHRKYDLIEGLPAGHLEQHPSEWITAVEGCISECVEHLGDRRKDIAGIGVSGQQHGLVVLDKEDQIVRPAKLWCDTSTAPQCEQIAHEFGGQPGCIALAGNAILPGYTIPKLLWLKQNEPQNFAKVTSILLPHDYINFWLSGVKRMEYGDASGTGILDVRQRTWNREICDFVDERVLSMLPPLGSSQEVHGTIRPELAKKWGLNDNVIVSAGGGDNMMGAIGTGNVKPGIITASFGTSGTLYGVADAPVVDGQAEVAAFCDSNDLWLPLVCTMNVTVVTEQVREMFGWTIPQLEAAAAEALPGAEGILFLPYLNGERTPNLPNGTGVIHGLRPGNMTPRNLARAAMEGATLGLAYGLQRFRELGMNPAEIRLTGGGSQSKAWRQLAADIFNAEVVTLATAEGAALGSAIQAAFALLKRDGKATNIEELTSRLVTLDESTRCRPDPARVALYAEKLEQFSQLTQRLREVEYL
- a CDS encoding VOC family protein codes for the protein MVSKLLHTRYRVTDLEKTISFYKDVLGLEEVKRHKSPRGSELVFLKAPESEELIEICSYPASGPVVVGPDLTHLAFEVKDLESFAKHAASKGYPLSDGPTKSSSGVFAFIDAPEGYEVELIEYQS
- a CDS encoding VanZ family protein, translating into MLRRPGLWFTAVAIWFVALFLLSNQSALQPPGPEFENRDKVYHVGYFALGSLCLFVGLRLKNPARSVLKTALLVLLFAAFVGAFDEFHQSFIPNRSGNDLGDWLADASGGIIGSLAGMVLLCMPGIRLKQKQPCEP
- a CDS encoding BrnT family toxin; the protein is MEFDWLDVPFDLSQLPPKDIEETFEDPFALKFLPDGESDRPREARYFSLGKSLAGKGIFSIFWTDGKRYRVILSRPMTPEEEHFYERKKSEDL